The Opitutales bacterium ASA1 genome window below encodes:
- a CDS encoding universal stress protein, which produces MTPNTPQTKTNRTMPNILVCTDGSAYASSVYDHAAWAAQRLGASIHVLHLVDPHHETVSSADLTGAIGLGAKSALMEELVQLEATKAKLAHAKGRVILEAAREHLAKAGIANVLADQKHGSLADSIEAYDAEADLVVIGKRGENTSLDYKHLGSNLERVVRTCTHPVLVAARVFKPVKRVLLAYDAGPGSERAVDYIATQALLKGCSIHLLSVGSGDARISGGMTAAKTKLETAGYAVTSDIQAGHPIEVIGAQVKTDGIDLLVMGAYGHMKIRHLLIGSTTATLLRTCAIPALLFR; this is translated from the coding sequence GTCGAGCGTTTACGATCACGCCGCCTGGGCCGCACAACGGCTCGGCGCGTCCATCCATGTTCTCCACCTGGTCGATCCGCACCATGAGACGGTCTCCTCCGCCGATCTCACTGGAGCCATCGGCCTCGGAGCCAAATCCGCGCTCATGGAGGAACTCGTCCAACTCGAAGCGACCAAGGCCAAGCTCGCCCACGCCAAGGGGCGGGTGATCCTCGAAGCCGCCCGCGAGCACCTTGCCAAGGCCGGCATCGCCAACGTCCTCGCCGACCAAAAACACGGCTCGCTGGCCGACTCCATCGAAGCCTACGACGCCGAAGCCGATCTCGTGGTCATCGGCAAACGCGGCGAAAACACCTCCCTCGATTATAAGCACCTCGGCTCGAACCTCGAACGCGTCGTCCGCACATGCACGCATCCCGTGCTGGTCGCCGCGCGCGTCTTCAAGCCCGTAAAGCGAGTGCTGCTCGCCTACGACGCCGGCCCCGGCTCCGAGCGCGCGGTGGATTACATCGCCACGCAAGCGCTCCTCAAAGGCTGTTCCATCCACCTGCTGAGCGTCGGCTCCGGAGACGCCCGTATCTCCGGCGGCATGACCGCGGCCAAGACCAAGCTCGAAACCGCCGGATACGCCGTCACCTCCGATATTCAAGCCGGACACCCCATCGAAGTTATCGGTGCCCAGGTGAAAACCGACGGCATCGACCTCCTCGTCATGGGGGCCTACGGCCATATGAAAATCCGTCACCTCCTCATTGGCAGCACCACGGCCACGCTCCTGCGCACCTGCGCCATCCCCGCGCTGCTGTTTCGCTGA
- a CDS encoding TraR/DksA C4-type zinc finger protein: MLPEDQQRFRPVIAARLAALDVELHALDDECRAVSPDVSIGRLSRLDAMQHQQMALAGKRRLEEERARLHEAERRILQGTFGRCLLCGKDIAELRLEHQPDAVTCVPCMSRKK, translated from the coding sequence ATGCTGCCCGAAGATCAACAACGCTTCCGCCCCGTCATCGCCGCCCGGCTCGCCGCGCTCGACGTGGAGCTCCACGCGCTCGACGACGAGTGCCGGGCCGTGTCGCCCGACGTATCCATCGGTCGGTTATCCCGCCTCGATGCCATGCAGCACCAGCAGATGGCCCTGGCGGGCAAACGCCGGCTGGAAGAAGAGCGCGCCCGCCTCCACGAGGCCGAACGCCGCATCCTGCAAGGCACCTTCGGCCGCTGCCTGCTTTGCGGCAAAGACATCGCCGAGTTGCGTCTGGAGCATCAGCCGGACGCCGTCACCTGCGTGCCGTGCATGAGCCGGAAAAAATAA
- a CDS encoding MBL fold metallo-hydrolase: MLVQIGDLNILIDAGLNPKRPGLEGIPDLASLRGVRLDLIIVTHCHLDHIGSVPVVMRDHPNTPVLMTEASRLIIEKMLHNSANVMQRQKEEKNIPGYPLFTHEEIDRLAPRMQGLAFGRKKKFRGKTDEIEIMFHRAGHVAGAAAIEVWHKHRQIFFTGDVLFENQRTLQGAQFPAGHFDTVVIETTRGATERQEGKERVNEVARLINSINDTIQRGGSFLLPVFALGRMQEILSIFHDARRFGRLVECPIYAAGLGMAIADIFDEISRKTKDVQFSRAVLRELKLKPMPRQIEPGKNPTQPALYILASGMLVERTPSYMLASGMLGHARNTIGFVGYCDPDTPGGALLAAKHGEDFVFDAVNVKAKINARVERFELSGHADREELLQYAIQTQARSIVLTHGDPDARAWFTAQITERMPGTTVTDPVPLALCEV; encoded by the coding sequence ATGCTCGTCCAGATCGGCGACCTAAACATCCTGATCGACGCCGGGCTAAATCCCAAACGCCCCGGTCTCGAAGGCATTCCCGACCTCGCGTCCCTGCGAGGCGTGCGCCTCGACCTCATCATCGTCACCCACTGCCACCTGGACCACATCGGCAGCGTGCCGGTCGTCATGCGCGACCACCCAAACACCCCGGTGCTGATGACCGAGGCCAGCCGCCTCATCATCGAAAAGATGCTGCACAACTCCGCCAACGTGATGCAGCGCCAGAAGGAGGAGAAAAACATCCCCGGCTATCCGCTCTTCACCCACGAGGAAATCGACCGTCTCGCGCCCCGCATGCAGGGACTCGCGTTTGGCCGGAAAAAGAAGTTCCGAGGGAAGACCGACGAGATCGAGATCATGTTTCACCGCGCCGGGCACGTGGCCGGCGCGGCTGCGATCGAGGTCTGGCACAAACACCGCCAGATTTTCTTCACCGGCGATGTGCTTTTCGAGAACCAGCGCACGCTCCAGGGCGCGCAGTTTCCCGCCGGCCATTTCGACACCGTCGTGATAGAAACCACGCGCGGCGCGACCGAGCGACAGGAGGGCAAGGAGCGGGTCAACGAGGTCGCCCGGCTGATCAATTCGATCAACGACACCATCCAGCGCGGCGGTTCGTTTCTGCTGCCCGTCTTCGCCCTTGGTCGCATGCAGGAGATCCTTTCGATTTTCCACGATGCGCGCCGTTTCGGCCGTCTGGTCGAGTGTCCGATTTATGCCGCCGGTCTCGGCATGGCCATCGCCGACATCTTCGACGAGATTTCACGCAAGACGAAGGACGTGCAGTTCAGCCGCGCCGTGCTCCGCGAGTTGAAACTGAAACCGATGCCGCGCCAGATCGAGCCGGGCAAAAACCCGACCCAGCCCGCGCTCTACATCCTCGCGTCCGGGATGCTGGTCGAACGCACGCCGAGCTACATGCTCGCCTCCGGTATGCTCGGCCACGCGCGCAACACCATCGGCTTTGTCGGCTATTGCGATCCCGACACGCCGGGCGGCGCTTTGCTCGCGGCCAAACATGGCGAGGACTTCGTCTTTGATGCCGTCAACGTGAAGGCCAAGATCAACGCCCGCGTGGAGCGCTTCGAACTCAGCGGCCATGCCGACCGCGAGGAGTTGCTGCAATACGCGATCCAGACCCAGGCGCGGAGCATCGTGCTGACCCACGGCGACCCGGATGCGCGCGCGTGGTTCACCGCGCAGATCACCGAGCGCATGCCCGGCACCACCGTCACCGACCCGGTGCCGCTCGCGCTGTGCGAAGTCTGA